The following are from one region of the Salirhabdus salicampi genome:
- a CDS encoding GNAT family N-acetyltransferase, with translation MIRRATMFDLNAIMDIVDRCKQQMKVQGNEQWNEAYPLHHHYEGDISSGTLFVSENSGYITGVACISEKAHEDYDNIKWQRNNVPYLCVKRLAVDPNYRSSGIGAAFYSFAEQLAHMKGIELIRTDTYAKNKAALKLFQKAGYTYIDSLHLGDYESPFYYYEKILS, from the coding sequence ATGATTAGAAGAGCAACGATGTTTGATTTGAATGCTATTATGGATATTGTAGACCGATGTAAGCAACAAATGAAAGTACAAGGTAATGAACAGTGGAATGAAGCATATCCGCTCCATCATCATTATGAAGGAGATATTTCGAGCGGTACGTTATTTGTTTCTGAAAATAGTGGGTATATTACAGGGGTTGCATGTATTAGTGAAAAGGCACATGAAGATTACGATAACATAAAGTGGCAGCGAAACAATGTCCCTTATTTATGTGTTAAACGATTAGCAGTAGATCCGAACTATCGATCAAGTGGGATAGGGGCGGCTTTTTATAGCTTTGCGGAACAATTAGCACATATGAAAGGGATAGAATTAATTCGAACTGATACATATGCGAAAAACAAGGCAGCATTAAAACTTTTTCAAAAAGCGGGTTATACATATATAGATTCGTTACATTTGGGAGATTATGAGTCGCCATTCTATTACTATGAGAAAATCTTATCCTAA
- a CDS encoding DMT family transporter: MNSKRVAPYIAIVIGVLSISTAAVFVKLAHGVPASIIANYRLLIAVLIMLPYILIKNSGEFRHITRKEWLYSALAGIFLAFHFILWFESLNYTSVASSVVLVTMQPIFAFIGTYLFFQERFRFSSVMSMIIAITGSVIISWGDFQISGLALLGDMLALLGAVMVTGYFLIGQNIRKRISLMTYTFIVYGISTVTLLIYNVLLGKPFLGYEANHWLLFLALAIIPTFFGHTMFNWAIKWVSTSVISMAILFEPIGASILAYFILGEQVSATQFLGGAVVIFGLMLFILNTSKKTTKNSVVNINQKEHKQRSG; the protein is encoded by the coding sequence TTGAATAGTAAACGTGTTGCACCTTATATCGCTATTGTAATCGGGGTTTTATCTATTTCTACAGCAGCTGTTTTTGTAAAGTTAGCTCACGGTGTACCCGCCTCGATTATTGCTAACTACCGCCTACTCATCGCTGTCCTCATTATGTTGCCTTATATATTGATCAAAAATAGCGGTGAGTTTCGACACATAACTAGGAAAGAATGGCTATATTCTGCATTAGCCGGCATTTTTTTAGCCTTTCATTTTATTTTATGGTTTGAATCATTAAACTACACGTCGGTTGCGAGTTCTGTTGTGTTAGTGACCATGCAACCCATATTTGCATTTATCGGAACATATTTATTCTTTCAAGAACGCTTTCGTTTCAGTTCAGTTATGAGTATGATCATAGCCATTACCGGAAGTGTTATTATAAGTTGGGGTGACTTTCAAATTAGTGGCCTTGCCCTTCTCGGGGATATGTTAGCACTACTAGGGGCAGTTATGGTAACAGGGTATTTTTTAATTGGACAAAATATTCGAAAACGGATTTCTCTCATGACCTATACGTTCATTGTTTATGGCATAAGTACAGTTACATTACTTATTTACAATGTTCTCTTAGGAAAACCATTTCTCGGTTATGAAGCAAATCATTGGCTTCTTTTTCTTGCTCTAGCCATTATCCCGACCTTCTTTGGTCATACGATGTTTAACTGGGCTATTAAATGGGTCAGTACATCCGTTATTTCAATGGCTATCCTGTTTGAGCCGATAGGGGCTTCTATTCTTGCTTACTTCATCCTGGGAGAACAAGTTTCAGCAACCCAATTTCTAGGTGGAGCCGTCGTTATATTCGGCTTAATGTTATTTATATTGAATACATCTAAAAAAACGACTAAAAACAGTGTGGTAAATATAAATCAAAAAGAACATAAACAAAGAAGCGGGTAA
- a CDS encoding isochorismatase family protein, which translates to MKERLEKDYRRKVLLLAIDVQNDFMDGGALGVPGAKEDTARIVTFIEEHSEDITQIMVSLDTHKPQQIFHPCWWEDGQGREPDPFTIITARDVKEGKWKPKYYEIASVRYVQMLERNSKKQLCIWPYHCLQGTYGAALEEQFAKKAYQHSVEREYELQTIVKGLEPLSEMYGIIQPEYSEKNLIQTEVINTLKLYDEIVIVGEAASHCVLESVAQIAEHLRPEINSPQLTVLEDCMSCIPSFEEDTDNSFRALQERGEIEILTSNQWKGRNVIMKER; encoded by the coding sequence ATGAAAGAGAGATTGGAGAAGGATTACAGGAGAAAGGTCCTATTATTAGCTATTGATGTGCAAAACGACTTTATGGATGGTGGAGCATTAGGTGTTCCTGGTGCAAAAGAGGATACGGCTCGGATCGTTACATTTATTGAAGAACATTCCGAAGATATTACACAAATTATGGTCTCCCTCGATACTCATAAACCACAGCAAATCTTTCATCCATGTTGGTGGGAAGATGGTCAGGGGAGAGAACCAGATCCTTTTACCATTATAACGGCTCGTGATGTAAAAGAGGGTAAGTGGAAACCGAAATATTATGAGATTGCCAGTGTTCGTTACGTCCAGATGCTCGAAAGAAACAGCAAAAAACAATTATGTATTTGGCCTTATCATTGTTTACAAGGTACATATGGTGCTGCATTGGAGGAACAGTTCGCCAAAAAGGCATATCAACACTCCGTTGAGAGAGAGTATGAATTACAAACGATTGTAAAAGGTTTAGAACCGTTAAGTGAAATGTACGGCATTATCCAACCAGAATATAGTGAGAAAAACCTTATCCAAACGGAGGTAATTAACACACTAAAATTGTACGATGAAATTGTAATTGTTGGGGAAGCTGCCTCTCATTGTGTGTTAGAATCAGTGGCACAAATTGCAGAGCATTTACGCCCGGAGATTAACTCTCCGCAACTAACTGTTTTAGAAGATTGTATGAGCTGTATTCCAAGTTTCGAAGAGGATACTGATAATTCGTTTCGAGCTTTGCAAGAGAGAGGTGAAATTGAGATATTGACCAGTAATCAATGGAAGGGTAGGAATGTCATAATGAAAGAAAGGTGA
- a CDS encoding MarR family winged helix-turn-helix transcriptional regulator, translating to MNEREYKRRKEDPSLKLFVVLSKAFRSVSDLSQSDMINYGLNPTEFSVLELLYHRGDQPLQKIGKRILLASGSITYVVDKLEQKGYLYRKPCPTDRRVIFASISDKGKELLAQIFPKHWEGLEQIMAGLDDDEKKQAIELIKKLGQHADKLREEKK from the coding sequence ATGAATGAACGTGAATATAAACGCAGAAAAGAAGACCCTTCATTAAAATTATTTGTAGTTCTTTCCAAAGCTTTTCGTTCCGTTTCAGATTTAAGTCAATCGGACATGATTAATTATGGTCTAAACCCAACGGAATTTTCCGTTCTGGAACTTCTGTATCATCGTGGTGATCAGCCGCTACAGAAAATTGGAAAGCGCATATTATTAGCTAGTGGAAGTATTACATATGTTGTGGATAAACTTGAACAAAAAGGTTATTTATATCGTAAACCTTGTCCAACTGACCGAAGAGTGATTTTTGCCTCAATCTCTGATAAAGGAAAAGAATTATTAGCTCAGATCTTCCCTAAACATTGGGAAGGGTTAGAACAGATTATGGCAGGGTTAGATGATGATGAAAAGAAACAAGCGATTGAATTGATAAAGAAGCTCGGCCAACATGCAGATAAATTACGAGAAGAAAAGAAATAA
- a CDS encoding rhomboid family intramembrane serine protease, with protein sequence MFIRTESFQEFTRLYPIVTVLVGIHLILWLFTDIIPLPFLLTLTELGIGQNWYIQHEQEYWRLITAIFFHFGFGHMLFNSFSLILFGPALERLLGKGKFITAYLIAGFTGNIATLWLGSPFVTHAGASGAIFGLFGVYLFIVLYRKYLLDYQNTQIIITIMIFGFIMTFIQTNINIYAHLFGFIGGFLIAHVIVGKSRTAEGYGYNTRPRIRFNPNRWRKRAFGQVTLGKLLLWGFFILLVLFGIVGRFL encoded by the coding sequence ATGTTTATTCGTACGGAGAGCTTTCAGGAGTTTACACGTTTATATCCAATTGTAACAGTTCTTGTTGGAATCCATCTCATATTATGGCTTTTCACAGACATAATACCTCTTCCCTTCCTCCTTACCTTAACAGAGTTAGGAATTGGCCAAAATTGGTACATTCAACATGAACAAGAATATTGGCGTTTAATAACTGCTATCTTTTTTCACTTCGGATTTGGACATATGTTATTTAACTCATTCTCTCTAATACTATTTGGTCCCGCCTTAGAACGACTGCTCGGAAAAGGGAAATTTATTACTGCCTATCTCATCGCTGGTTTCACTGGCAATATTGCCACTTTATGGCTAGGATCACCTTTTGTTACCCATGCCGGTGCATCTGGTGCCATTTTCGGTTTATTTGGAGTTTATTTATTTATTGTTCTTTATCGGAAATATTTGTTAGATTATCAAAATACACAGATCATCATAACTATTATGATTTTCGGTTTCATTATGACATTTATTCAAACAAACATAAATATTTACGCCCACCTTTTCGGCTTTATCGGCGGATTCTTAATTGCCCATGTTATTGTTGGAAAAAGTCGCACCGCGGAAGGATATGGTTATAATACAAGACCACGAATTCGGTTCAACCCTAATCGTTGGCGTAAACGAGCCTTTGGTCAAGTAACATTGGGAAAATTGCTTCTATGGGGGTTCTTTATTCTGCTAGTTCTGTTTGGTATAGTAGGTCGCTTCTTGTAA
- a CDS encoding GNAT family N-acetyltransferase has translation MFIFPVNQDIQLKLLERQDASQIFHLVDDNRHFLRKWLPWVDNMRSVEDYYPVIDMWLSQFANHNGFQVAILYNGHMAGMVGLHQIDWRQKQTTIGYWLGENYQGKGIMTKTVEHVVRYIFQELRLNRVEIRCGVHNYKSRAIPERLGFRQEGIIQDGERLYNYYHDIVIYGTVARDWLNQHKL, from the coding sequence ATGTTTATATTTCCCGTTAATCAAGATATACAGTTAAAGTTATTAGAGAGACAGGATGCTTCACAAATCTTTCATCTTGTTGATGATAACCGCCATTTTTTACGAAAGTGGCTCCCATGGGTGGATAACATGCGATCTGTGGAAGACTATTATCCTGTTATCGATATGTGGCTTAGTCAGTTTGCAAACCATAACGGATTCCAGGTAGCGATTTTATATAACGGGCATATGGCTGGAATGGTCGGTCTTCATCAAATTGACTGGAGACAAAAACAGACAACAATCGGTTATTGGTTAGGAGAGAACTATCAAGGAAAGGGTATCATGACGAAGACGGTGGAACATGTTGTCCGTTATATATTTCAAGAATTAAGACTAAACCGTGTGGAAATACGATGCGGTGTACACAATTATAAGAGTCGGGCGATCCCGGAGAGGCTAGGGTTTAGACAAGAAGGGATTATTCAAGATGGGGAACGGTTGTACAATTATTACCATGATATTGTCATTTACGGGACTGTAGCTCGGGATTGGTTAAATCAACATAAATTATGA
- a CDS encoding MFS transporter — translation MAQQGVAATEAPMKTPFYYGWVVVVVSALGLFFSGPGQTYSVSIFIDYYIQDFEFSRSFVSGLYSIATLGAGFLLAFVGRLADRFGQRATMGIIGTLLAITCFWNSLLTGPIMMFIGFFFLRLLGQGSMTLLPNTLVPQWFMEKRGRALSVMAVGGFISAAIYPPVNTFMIGFIGWRLTWIFWGLLILLIFVPATLYFVRNRPEQVNEVIDGHPRDRYRLNRSQVKGMIAAIFIVVNSLAFVYFFSNWYVWFPVSAVLFLFLYRLLLRRLEKQESHRRLNLHGEVNEVSWTLNEAMKTRAFWIILFCVSVPSLVNTGITFHIVSIAEGKGLTPGTAATMLALMAIIGFPISFISGYLVDKFKVHYILAVTFFIHIVAILVLWQLNSVVGAFIYGGIWGIAHGFERVVLSIIWPNYFGREHLGSIKGVSQSVMVFASALGPLPFALFYDWFSRYDEVLLLTTLLPLTAGLLVLISPKPKHTSIE, via the coding sequence TTGGCACAGCAAGGTGTAGCAGCAACAGAAGCGCCAATGAAAACCCCCTTTTATTATGGATGGGTTGTCGTGGTTGTTTCGGCACTAGGCCTCTTTTTTTCCGGGCCAGGGCAAACGTATTCTGTTTCGATATTTATAGATTACTACATACAAGACTTCGAGTTTTCGAGATCCTTTGTATCTGGGCTATACTCAATAGCTACTCTCGGTGCTGGATTTTTGTTAGCATTTGTAGGTAGGTTAGCTGATCGCTTCGGGCAACGAGCAACGATGGGGATAATTGGAACATTGCTGGCCATTACTTGCTTCTGGAACAGTCTATTAACGGGCCCTATCATGATGTTTATCGGCTTTTTCTTCTTGCGGCTTCTAGGGCAGGGTTCAATGACACTACTACCCAATACTTTAGTTCCTCAATGGTTTATGGAGAAACGGGGAAGAGCATTAAGTGTCATGGCGGTTGGCGGATTTATAAGTGCCGCTATTTATCCACCAGTTAATACGTTTATGATTGGGTTTATTGGTTGGCGGCTGACTTGGATCTTTTGGGGACTCCTAATCTTATTGATCTTTGTTCCTGCTACATTGTATTTCGTTCGAAATCGTCCTGAACAGGTAAATGAAGTTATTGACGGTCACCCCCGAGACCGGTATAGACTAAATCGATCACAGGTTAAAGGTATGATTGCAGCAATATTTATCGTTGTAAACAGTCTGGCTTTTGTTTATTTTTTCTCTAATTGGTATGTATGGTTTCCTGTTTCAGCTGTCCTCTTTCTATTCCTTTATCGTTTATTACTAAGAAGGTTAGAAAAGCAGGAAAGCCACCGTAGGTTGAATTTACATGGAGAAGTAAATGAAGTGAGTTGGACATTAAATGAAGCAATGAAAACGAGGGCGTTTTGGATCATTCTGTTTTGTGTATCCGTGCCATCCCTAGTAAACACAGGAATAACATTTCATATCGTTTCGATTGCTGAAGGGAAGGGATTAACACCTGGAACAGCGGCAACTATGTTAGCCTTAATGGCAATCATCGGTTTCCCTATTTCCTTCATTTCGGGATATTTAGTTGATAAATTTAAAGTGCATTATATTCTTGCTGTGACGTTCTTTATTCACATCGTTGCGATACTCGTTCTCTGGCAATTAAATAGTGTAGTAGGTGCATTTATTTACGGTGGGATCTGGGGTATAGCTCACGGGTTTGAACGGGTTGTGCTTAGCATTATATGGCCGAACTATTTTGGAAGAGAACACCTAGGTAGTATTAAAGGGGTTTCACAATCGGTTATGGTTTTTGCTTCCGCTTTAGGACCGCTGCCTTTCGCTCTGTTTTACGACTGGTTTAGCAGATATGATGAAGTGTTACTCCTCACAACTTTACTACCCTTAACAGCAGGATTATTAGTACTTATATCTCCGAAGCCAAAACATACAAGCATAGAATAA
- a CDS encoding YppG family protein, giving the protein MNLHPRTNWGNQLHQYQTTPMQQPYQSFSQTMMPQIPQHQGNVQYQSPYEQFMKPPIPMENYAHHQPHQHHYMPKPNHPLIQHFQGQDGQVDFDKVFNTVGQLVNTAHQVAPIIKGLSTLAKSFKV; this is encoded by the coding sequence ATGAACTTACATCCTCGAACCAATTGGGGTAATCAACTACATCAATATCAGACTACGCCAATGCAGCAACCTTATCAGTCATTTTCACAAACGATGATGCCGCAAATCCCCCAACATCAGGGCAATGTACAATATCAATCACCTTACGAACAATTTATGAAGCCTCCAATTCCAATGGAAAACTATGCGCATCATCAACCCCATCAGCATCATTATATGCCAAAACCTAATCATCCATTAATTCAGCACTTTCAAGGTCAAGACGGGCAAGTAGATTTTGATAAAGTGTTCAATACTGTTGGTCAACTCGTGAACACCGCGCATCAAGTTGCTCCAATTATTAAGGGGCTTAGCACTTTGGCGAAAAGCTTTAAAGTATAA
- a CDS encoding LLM class flavin-dependent oxidoreductase produces the protein MKLSILDQSPHLRGMTGKDALEQTTTLAKWAERLGYERFWVAEHHSNRSLASSSPEILVTHLASHTKRIRVGTGGVLLPHYSPFKVAEMFRVIEALYPNRTDLGLGRAPGGMPGVNYALHNGNYPNYSDYPKKVKELIAYLHGQDPHQYHVQATPLGKSSPPVWLLGSSHASAKLAGQLGIGYAYAQFINGEDGETALHEYQNYFRPSKTLQSPKSIIAVYVICGKTSEEADYLAASLDLALLQTEKGIQRGHFPEPEEAINYKYSYIEKEKVKLNRNRMIVGTPYQVKQKIYELADYYNVDEFMINTIISPFEKRLKSYELLINAFQTHKE, from the coding sequence ATCAAGCTTAGCATTTTAGATCAGTCTCCACATTTGCGTGGAATGACCGGAAAGGATGCACTAGAGCAAACTACTACATTAGCAAAATGGGCTGAAAGATTGGGTTATGAACGTTTTTGGGTGGCCGAACACCATAGCAACCGCAGTTTAGCTAGTTCATCTCCTGAAATTTTAGTTACTCATTTGGCATCCCATACGAAACGAATACGTGTTGGTACAGGTGGGGTTTTACTTCCCCACTACAGTCCGTTTAAAGTTGCCGAAATGTTTCGTGTCATCGAAGCTCTTTACCCGAATCGAACAGATCTCGGTCTCGGAAGAGCTCCTGGTGGTATGCCAGGAGTCAACTACGCCTTACACAACGGTAACTATCCCAATTACTCGGATTACCCCAAAAAGGTAAAGGAACTTATCGCGTATTTACACGGACAAGATCCGCACCAATATCATGTTCAAGCGACACCGTTGGGAAAAAGCTCACCACCGGTTTGGTTACTTGGGTCCAGTCATGCAAGCGCAAAACTGGCTGGACAATTAGGAATTGGTTATGCATATGCACAATTTATTAATGGAGAAGATGGGGAGACAGCTTTGCACGAATACCAAAATTATTTCCGACCTTCCAAGACTCTTCAATCACCAAAGAGTATTATTGCAGTTTATGTTATATGCGGAAAGACTAGTGAAGAGGCGGATTATCTTGCTGCAAGCCTCGACCTTGCCCTACTACAAACTGAAAAAGGGATTCAAAGAGGTCATTTCCCGGAACCAGAAGAGGCGATAAACTATAAATATTCATATATCGAGAAGGAAAAAGTCAAATTAAACCGAAATAGAATGATAGTGGGAACCCCTTATCAAGTAAAACAAAAGATCTATGAACTTGCAGATTATTACAACGTTGATGAATTCATGATCAATACAATCATTTCACCATTTGAAAAACGGCTTAAGTCTTACGAACTGTTGATTAATGCCTTTCAAACACATAAGGAGTGA
- a CDS encoding VOC family protein, which produces MLAFDHLVIATPKPEIAAANAAKTKNIVTLQGGEHKKWGTYNYLAFMENNSYIEWIGIHQPNNARKSDNPLIQLLFRKQQENRNGPIQYALRTYNMDGLVKHFRKHNIDYAGPFTGSRKKPDGTTLRWRMLFPQHDKFVLPFLIEWGNTSNRPKQNHHINNVSFTSIQYGNQTINFEEMIDIFQTVYQLKTPVLTNEKQQPIAEWPLENGILQVSTRDGIHATFDHLTFR; this is translated from the coding sequence ATGTTAGCCTTTGACCATCTAGTCATAGCAACCCCTAAACCGGAAATTGCTGCAGCCAATGCAGCAAAGACAAAGAATATTGTTACACTTCAAGGTGGGGAGCATAAAAAGTGGGGAACATATAATTACTTGGCTTTTATGGAAAATAACAGTTACATAGAATGGATAGGAATTCATCAACCGAATAACGCAAGAAAAAGTGATAATCCATTAATTCAACTTCTTTTTAGAAAACAGCAAGAAAACAGAAACGGACCTATTCAATATGCACTACGAACCTATAATATGGATGGACTGGTGAAACATTTTCGGAAACATAATATCGATTATGCCGGGCCCTTTACCGGGAGTCGTAAAAAACCGGATGGTACGACACTACGCTGGCGAATGTTATTCCCACAACATGACAAATTCGTATTGCCTTTTTTAATTGAATGGGGAAATACATCAAATAGGCCAAAACAGAATCACCATATCAATAATGTTTCCTTTACATCAATTCAGTACGGCAATCAAACAATCAATTTTGAAGAAATGATTGATATTTTTCAAACTGTTTACCAACTCAAAACACCTGTTCTAACTAATGAAAAACAACAACCTATCGCTGAATGGCCATTAGAAAATGGAATACTCCAAGTTTCCACAAGGGATGGAATACATGCTACATTTGATCATTTAACATTTCGTTAA
- a CDS encoding class I SAM-dependent methyltransferase, translated as MLEDTGERVIPELMDPMNNLLLEHISRYQFAMSYLHGRVLDLSCGSGYGTHLMVKKKKREVQEVVGVDIDAEIIHYAKGKYYHPKSNFLVADATSESLVNDLGTFDVIVSFETIEHIEDEERLLNNYYELLKPNGTLIVSTPFGKGRGVPCGSPFHVHQLRPDEFYALFTRYSNTSFFLQDGVLIEPYPGRKDVYYPLGIAVCRK; from the coding sequence TTGTTAGAAGATACCGGTGAACGAGTCATACCTGAATTGATGGATCCTATGAATAATTTATTGCTGGAACATATCTCCAGGTACCAATTCGCGATGTCCTACCTACATGGCAGAGTGTTAGACTTATCCTGCGGATCTGGTTATGGTACTCACCTAATGGTTAAAAAAAAGAAGCGTGAGGTTCAAGAGGTTGTCGGTGTCGATATCGATGCTGAAATCATTCATTATGCAAAGGGGAAATACTATCACCCCAAATCAAATTTTCTAGTGGCCGATGCAACGAGCGAAAGCTTAGTGAACGATTTAGGAACCTTTGATGTCATTGTTAGTTTTGAAACAATTGAACACATAGAAGATGAGGAGCGACTGTTAAATAACTACTATGAACTTCTAAAACCTAATGGGACTTTGATCGTTTCTACCCCGTTTGGCAAAGGACGTGGAGTACCTTGCGGCTCTCCATTTCACGTACATCAATTACGTCCTGATGAATTTTACGCCCTTTTCACACGATACTCAAATACTTCTTTCTTTTTACAAGACGGTGTCTTAATTGAACCATATCCCGGAAGAAAAGATGTATATTATCCGCTAGGTATAGCTGTTTGTCGTAAGTAA